In Mesorhizobium sp. 113-3-3, a genomic segment contains:
- a CDS encoding 4Fe-4S dicluster domain-containing protein, producing MTCLPSQSGKKLGLVIDLDTCVGCQACVTACKEWNTGGHMAPLTDIDPYGGHVDGVWFNRVHSYEHTTELGGRTVNFPRSCLHCETPACVTVCPTGASYKRASDGIVLIDEDKCIGCKLCSWACPYGAREFDTDVGVMKKCTLCVDRIYNDNLAEEDRVPACVAACPTSARHFGDLGDPLSAVSQLVAERGGVDLMPELGYQPTNKYLPPRAHTQRAASVPAKALEPVRAEGGFLGWVDRMLSN from the coding sequence ATGACCTGCCTGCCAAGCCAAAGCGGCAAGAAACTCGGTCTTGTCATCGACCTCGACACCTGCGTTGGCTGCCAGGCCTGTGTTACCGCCTGCAAGGAATGGAACACCGGCGGCCACATGGCGCCGCTGACCGACATCGACCCCTATGGCGGCCATGTCGACGGCGTCTGGTTCAACCGCGTGCACAGCTATGAGCACACCACCGAGCTGGGCGGGCGCACGGTCAACTTTCCGCGCTCCTGCCTGCATTGCGAAACACCGGCCTGCGTCACCGTCTGCCCGACCGGCGCCTCCTACAAGCGAGCCTCGGACGGCATCGTGCTGATAGACGAGGACAAATGCATCGGCTGCAAATTGTGCAGCTGGGCCTGCCCCTATGGCGCGCGCGAATTCGACACCGATGTCGGCGTGATGAAGAAATGCACGCTCTGCGTCGACCGCATCTACAACGACAATCTGGCCGAGGAAGACCGCGTGCCGGCCTGCGTCGCCGCCTGCCCGACCAGTGCCCGGCATTTCGGCGATCTCGGCGATCCGCTGTCCGCCGTCTCGCAGCTGGTGGCGGAGCGCGGCGGTGTCGACCTGATGCCGGAACTCGGCTATCAGCCGACCAACAAGTACCTGCCGCCGCGCGCCCATACGCAGCGCGCCGCATCGGTGCCCGCGAAGGCGCTGGAGCCGGTGCGGGCCGAAGGCGGATTCCTCGGCTGGGTCGACCGCATGCTTTCGAACTGA
- a CDS encoding dimethyl sulfoxide reductase anchor subunit family protein has translation MHPAFSVVFFTTATGAGYGLLALLGALGGLQIIPADFWLGLVGLGLALGLIAAGLLSSTGHLGRPERAWRAFSQWRSSWLSREGVSSVVTFIPAGLFGIGWVFFGRTDSWVAIAGLLAAIGAIVTVCTTGMIYASLKPIAQWHSRYTLPGYLIFSAMSGGVLLNALLQGFARGSTILLVAAILLTLLGWAWKLATWRHNDRLEIPTNANTATGLAGGTVRSLEWPHTEENYLLKEMGFRIARKHSAKLRRITQALAFAAPIALLILVFVAPWPLAIGASVLAAIVQFGGILVERWLFFSEAKHTVTLYY, from the coding sequence ATGCATCCAGCCTTTTCCGTCGTCTTCTTCACCACCGCCACCGGGGCCGGCTACGGCCTGCTGGCGCTGCTTGGCGCGCTCGGCGGGTTGCAGATCATCCCCGCCGACTTTTGGCTGGGCCTCGTCGGCCTGGGCCTGGCGCTCGGCCTGATCGCGGCGGGACTGTTGTCCTCGACCGGCCATCTCGGCAGGCCGGAGCGCGCCTGGCGGGCGTTCTCGCAATGGCGCAGTTCGTGGCTGTCGCGCGAAGGCGTGTCGTCGGTCGTCACCTTCATCCCGGCGGGACTCTTCGGCATCGGCTGGGTGTTCTTTGGCCGCACGGATAGCTGGGTGGCCATTGCCGGACTGCTGGCCGCCATTGGTGCGATCGTCACCGTCTGCACAACTGGGATGATCTATGCCTCGCTGAAGCCGATTGCCCAGTGGCACAGCCGCTATACTTTGCCCGGCTATCTCATCTTCTCGGCGATGAGCGGCGGCGTGCTTCTGAACGCGCTGCTGCAGGGTTTCGCGCGCGGCTCGACGATCCTGCTTGTGGCAGCGATATTGCTGACCTTGCTCGGCTGGGCCTGGAAGCTGGCGACCTGGCGCCACAACGATAGGCTTGAAATCCCCACCAACGCGAACACCGCCACCGGGCTCGCCGGCGGCACGGTGCGCTCGCTGGAATGGCCGCATACCGAGGAAAATTACCTGCTCAAGGAAATGGGTTTTCGCATCGCCCGCAAGCACAGCGCGAAGCTGCGGCGGATCACGCAGGCTCTCGCTTTCGCGGCGCCAATCGCCCTGCTCATCCTGGTCTTCGTGGCGCCATGGCCTTTGGCGATAGGAGCATCCGTGCTGGCGGCGATCGTGCAATTCGGCGGCATTCTGGTAGAGCGCTGGCTGTTCTTCTCCGAGGCGAAGCACACGGTCACGCTATATTACTGA
- a CDS encoding tetratricopeptide repeat protein: MNLTAKYLPTCLARAFFVACIFICQPQVLMAGALDAEAAFQAKNYTEAYKEWMALAQKGDAAAQFNVGFLYSSGLGVPLDYSKAAEWWDKAADQNMAVAELKLGLLYSWGKGVQLDDTKAAELWRRAAMQGLSEAQQYLGYVYSVGKGVPQSGADATLWLTRAAEQGNVDAQINLGAAYLTGEIVDKNPKLAFHWYEKAAQLNNGKAQFNVGLMYLKGVGVEQNADVAVQWLKRSAAQGYRGAEEALDRIQAALKKT, from the coding sequence ATGAACCTCACTGCTAAGTACCTTCCGACTTGTCTCGCACGAGCATTTTTCGTTGCCTGTATATTTATCTGCCAGCCTCAGGTTTTGATGGCGGGCGCGCTCGATGCCGAAGCTGCCTTTCAGGCGAAGAATTATACGGAAGCGTACAAAGAATGGATGGCTCTTGCGCAAAAGGGCGATGCTGCCGCGCAATTTAATGTCGGATTTCTGTATTCTAGCGGACTTGGTGTTCCATTGGATTATTCCAAGGCTGCCGAGTGGTGGGACAAGGCGGCGGATCAGAACATGGCAGTAGCTGAGTTGAAACTTGGACTTTTATATTCCTGGGGTAAGGGCGTTCAACTGGATGATACCAAAGCGGCGGAGCTATGGCGCAGGGCGGCGATGCAAGGTTTGTCAGAAGCTCAGCAATATCTTGGATATGTGTATTCCGTCGGGAAGGGAGTGCCCCAAAGTGGGGCGGACGCGACTCTTTGGTTAACCAGAGCAGCGGAGCAGGGTAACGTCGATGCGCAAATTAATCTCGGCGCCGCTTATCTGACCGGCGAAATTGTGGATAAAAACCCCAAGCTGGCCTTTCATTGGTACGAAAAGGCTGCGCAACTGAACAATGGCAAGGCCCAATTCAACGTGGGATTGATGTATCTCAAAGGCGTTGGAGTTGAGCAGAATGCAGACGTTGCGGTCCAATGGCTGAAACGCTCGGCAGCCCAGGGATACCGTGGCGCGGAAGAAGCTCTTGATCGCATCCAAGCTGCGCTTAAGAAGACTTGA
- the pdeM gene encoding ligase-associated DNA damage response endonuclease PdeM, translating to MNFSLTRASLVAEADMIGIAGERAVCDPRGVLFFPELRLLAVSDLHLEKGSSLARRGTLIPPYDTGATLLRLQAVISDYQPSIVISLGDSFHDGGGAERMHASFRERLEALMAGRDWFWVAGNHDPEAPADLPGETVRELAIGSLLFRHEPSKVRVEGEIAGHLHPCARIVQRGRSVRRRCFAGDGGRMIMPAFGAYTGSLNVLDRAYTGLFRLESLMAYMLGADRIFAISRSMLRPG from the coding sequence ATGAATTTCTCGCTGACACGAGCATCGCTGGTTGCCGAGGCCGACATGATCGGCATCGCTGGCGAGCGCGCGGTCTGCGATCCGCGCGGCGTGCTCTTTTTCCCGGAACTCAGGCTTTTGGCGGTCTCCGACCTGCATCTGGAAAAAGGCTCGTCGCTGGCAAGGCGCGGCACGCTGATCCCGCCTTATGACACCGGCGCGACCTTGCTCAGGCTGCAGGCGGTCATATCGGACTACCAGCCGTCGATCGTCATCAGCCTGGGCGACTCCTTTCACGATGGCGGCGGCGCCGAGCGCATGCATGCGAGTTTTCGCGAGCGGCTGGAAGCGCTGATGGCGGGCCGCGACTGGTTCTGGGTCGCCGGCAATCATGATCCGGAAGCGCCGGCGGATCTGCCCGGCGAAACGGTGCGGGAACTCGCCATCGGCTCACTGCTGTTCCGGCATGAGCCATCGAAAGTGCGCGTCGAGGGCGAGATCGCGGGCCATCTTCATCCCTGCGCGCGCATCGTCCAGCGTGGCCGTTCGGTGCGGCGGCGCTGCTTTGCCGGCGATGGTGGCCGCATGATCATGCCGGCCTTCGGCGCCTATACCGGTTCGCTCAACGTGCTCGACCGCGCCTATACCGGGCTGTTCCGGCTGGAGTCGCTGATGGCCTATATGCTTGGCGCCGACCGCATCTTCGCCATCTCCCGCTCGATGCTGCGGCCGGGCTGA
- a CDS encoding ligase-associated DNA damage response DEXH box helicase yields MTVEPRLAEQNATMALPEPFIRWFGEKGWSPRAHQIELLAKAQSGQSVLLIAPTGAGKTLAGFLPSLTELAVRPRRKPGQAHRGIHTLYISPLKALAVDIERNLGKPVEEIGLPISIETRTGDTPSHKRQRQKLAPPDILLTTPEQLALLIAAGDARRFFEDLRYVVLDELHSLVTSKRGHLLALGLARLRSFVPDLQTIGLSATVAEPDELRRWLVSQNPPGDMSELIVVTGGAKPDISILDSEERVPWAGHSARYATPEIYREIKRHKTTLLFVNTRSQAELLFQELWRVNEDTLPIALHHGSLDVGQRRRVEKAMGENALRAIVATSTLDLGIDWGDVDLVVHVGAPKGASRLAQRIGRANHRMDEPSKAILIPANRFEVLECRAALDANYLGAQDTPPLVNGGLDVLAQHVLGCACGAPFRADDLFEEVRTAAPYASLDRPTFDRVIDFVATGGYALKNYERYARIRLNKDGLWRVSNPRIAQQYRLNVGTIIEVPALNVRYVKAGSKGAASRGGAVLGKIEEAFLETLTHGDTFMFAGKVLRFEGIRENECFVSNAPGSDAKVPYYGGGKFPLSTYLAEQVRMMLDDPQRWKKLPEQVADWLRFQAEKSVLPKRDDLLIETFPRGNRYYLVAYPFEGRLAHQTLGMLLTRRLDRAGARPLGFVATDYALAIWSLGDMGAMFKARKPSLGALFDEDMLGDDLEAWLADSWLLKRTFRNCALISGLIEKRHPGQEKSGRQVTVSTDLIYDVLRSHEPDHILLQATRADAAAGLLDVSRLADMLSRVRGRIMHKNLEQISPLAVPIMLEIGKMPVNGEADETLLMDAATLVEEAMGPGMVEE; encoded by the coding sequence GTGACAGTTGAGCCGCGCCTTGCCGAGCAGAATGCCACCATGGCCCTGCCCGAACCATTCATCAGATGGTTCGGCGAGAAAGGCTGGTCGCCGCGCGCCCATCAGATCGAATTGCTGGCGAAGGCTCAAAGCGGCCAATCGGTGCTGCTGATCGCCCCGACCGGGGCCGGCAAGACTCTGGCCGGTTTCCTGCCATCGCTGACCGAACTGGCGGTGAGGCCGAGGCGCAAGCCCGGCCAGGCGCATCGCGGCATCCATACGCTCTACATCTCGCCGCTCAAGGCGCTGGCCGTCGACATCGAGCGCAATCTCGGCAAGCCGGTCGAAGAGATCGGGTTGCCGATCAGCATCGAGACACGCACCGGCGACACGCCTTCCCATAAGCGCCAGCGACAGAAGCTGGCGCCGCCCGACATCCTGCTCACCACGCCGGAGCAGCTCGCCCTGTTGATCGCGGCCGGCGATGCCAGACGCTTCTTCGAGGATCTGCGCTATGTCGTGCTCGACGAGTTGCATTCGCTGGTGACGTCGAAACGCGGCCATCTCTTGGCGCTCGGCCTGGCGCGGCTGCGCAGTTTTGTGCCCGACCTGCAGACAATCGGCCTGTCGGCGACTGTGGCTGAACCGGACGAGTTACGGCGCTGGCTGGTCAGCCAGAACCCACCCGGCGACATGTCCGAATTGATCGTCGTCACCGGCGGCGCGAAGCCTGATATTTCCATCCTCGATTCCGAGGAGCGCGTCCCCTGGGCAGGACATTCGGCGCGCTACGCCACGCCGGAGATCTATCGCGAGATCAAGCGCCACAAGACGACCCTGCTGTTCGTCAACACCCGCAGCCAGGCGGAACTGTTGTTCCAGGAATTGTGGCGGGTCAACGAGGACACCTTGCCGATCGCCTTGCATCATGGCTCGCTGGATGTCGGTCAGCGTCGCCGAGTGGAAAAGGCGATGGGTGAGAATGCTCTGCGTGCCATCGTCGCCACCTCAACGCTCGACCTCGGCATTGACTGGGGCGATGTCGACCTGGTCGTGCATGTAGGCGCACCGAAAGGCGCCAGCCGGCTGGCGCAGCGCATCGGCCGCGCCAATCACCGCATGGACGAGCCGTCCAAGGCGATCCTTATCCCGGCCAATCGCTTCGAAGTGCTGGAGTGCCGGGCAGCGCTCGACGCCAACTATCTCGGTGCGCAGGACACGCCGCCGCTGGTCAATGGCGGCCTCGATGTGCTGGCGCAACATGTGCTCGGCTGTGCCTGCGGCGCACCGTTCCGCGCCGATGATCTATTCGAGGAAGTGCGAACGGCGGCACCCTATGCCAGCCTCGATCGGCCGACCTTCGACCGCGTCATCGATTTCGTCGCCACCGGCGGCTATGCTCTGAAGAATTACGAGCGCTACGCCCGCATCCGCTTGAACAAGGACGGACTGTGGCGCGTCTCCAATCCGCGCATTGCCCAGCAATACAGGCTGAATGTCGGCACCATCATCGAAGTGCCGGCGCTCAACGTGCGTTACGTCAAAGCTGGCAGCAAGGGCGCCGCTTCGCGTGGCGGCGCCGTTCTCGGCAAGATCGAGGAGGCCTTCCTCGAAACGCTCACCCATGGCGACACCTTCATGTTCGCCGGCAAGGTGCTGCGCTTCGAAGGCATTCGCGAGAATGAATGCTTCGTGTCGAATGCGCCCGGCAGCGACGCCAAGGTGCCCTACTATGGCGGCGGCAAGTTCCCGCTTTCGACCTACCTTGCCGAGCAGGTTCGCATGATGCTGGACGATCCGCAGCGCTGGAAGAAGCTGCCGGAGCAGGTGGCTGACTGGCTGCGATTCCAGGCCGAGAAATCGGTATTGCCGAAGCGCGATGATCTGCTGATCGAGACCTTTCCACGCGGCAACCGCTATTATCTGGTCGCCTATCCCTTCGAAGGCAGGCTGGCGCACCAGACGCTGGGCATGCTGCTCACCCGCCGTCTCGACAGAGCGGGCGCCAGGCCGCTCGGCTTTGTCGCCACCGACTATGCCTTGGCCATATGGTCGCTGGGCGATATGGGCGCGATGTTCAAAGCCCGGAAGCCGTCGCTCGGCGCGCTGTTCGACGAGGACATGCTGGGCGACGACCTCGAAGCCTGGCTGGCCGACAGCTGGCTTCTCAAGCGGACCTTCCGCAATTGCGCGCTGATTTCGGGACTGATCGAGAAACGCCATCCGGGCCAGGAGAAAAGCGGCCGCCAGGTCACCGTGTCGACCGACCTGATCTACGACGTGCTGCGCAGCCATGAGCCTGACCATATCCTGCTGCAGGCGACGCGTGCCGATGCGGCGGCCGGTCTGCTCGATGTCAGCAGACTTGCCGACATGCTCTCGCGCGTCCGGGGTCGAATCATGCATAAGAATCTCGAGCAGATTTCGCCGTTAGCCGTGCCGATCATGCTCGAGATCGGCAAGATGCCGGTGAATGGCGAAGCCGATGAAACACTGCTGATGGATGCGGCGACACTCGTCGAGGAGGCCATGGGGCCGGGAATGGTAGAGGAATGA
- a CDS encoding C40 family peptidase codes for MTAHDARLHAFRSDLADARLKGEVTAERFVTGRPARISAAVADIRKAPRPDAGINTQAVFGDDVLVFEDAEGWAWIQAERDGYVGYVGSTQLSGRDNAPTHIVSVPRTFLYPGPDLRFPIAGQLSMGSTVTVTGTAETRGTHYAVLPSGEAVIAGHLRPIGEIAADYVAVAETFLGTPYLWGGASGFGIDCSGLVQLAMRMVGKNVLRDSDMQAASIGEPLEPGPDYAGLRRGDLVFWKGHVAVMTDAETMIHANGHTMLVSREGLKEAIARIGYLYGGPTGFRRP; via the coding sequence TTGACTGCTCACGATGCACGCCTCCACGCCTTCCGATCCGATCTTGCCGACGCAAGGCTGAAAGGTGAGGTTACTGCTGAGCGTTTTGTCACCGGCCGGCCGGCGCGGATTTCGGCAGCGGTGGCCGACATCCGCAAGGCGCCTAGGCCGGATGCGGGCATCAACACACAAGCCGTGTTCGGCGACGACGTGCTGGTTTTCGAGGATGCCGAGGGCTGGGCCTGGATCCAGGCCGAACGCGACGGCTATGTCGGCTATGTCGGCTCAACGCAGTTGAGCGGACGCGACAATGCGCCTACCCATATCGTTTCGGTCCCCCGCACCTTTCTCTATCCCGGCCCCGACCTGCGCTTTCCGATCGCCGGACAGCTGTCGATGGGATCGACAGTGACGGTGACGGGCACCGCCGAGACGCGCGGCACGCACTATGCGGTCTTGCCCTCCGGCGAGGCTGTCATCGCGGGCCATCTCAGGCCAATCGGCGAAATTGCCGCTGACTATGTCGCGGTCGCCGAGACGTTTCTCGGCACACCCTATCTCTGGGGCGGCGCGTCCGGTTTCGGCATCGACTGTTCCGGCCTGGTGCAACTGGCAATGCGCATGGTCGGCAAGAACGTGCTGCGCGATTCCGACATGCAGGCGGCAAGCATCGGCGAACCGCTTGAGCCTGGCCCGGACTATGCCGGGTTGCGCCGGGGCGACCTCGTCTTCTGGAAAGGCCATGTCGCTGTCATGACCGACGCCGAGACCATGATCCACGCCAATGGCCACACCATGCTGGTCTCGCGCGAAGGGCTGAAAGAGGCGATCGCCCGCATCGGCTATCTCTATGGCGGCCCGACGGGGTTTCGCAGGCCGTAA
- a CDS encoding MarR family winged helix-turn-helix transcriptional regulator gives MSIAMRPSQALRLWQQVMLSQVRDDAPDLTMRQTAILFTIYLDPPPHTVRGLAARLNVTKPVITRALDTMGALKLVSRHRDELDKRNVLIKRTVEGALFVERFGDGIIARAHELPI, from the coding sequence ATGTCGATTGCGATGCGCCCGAGCCAGGCCTTGCGACTGTGGCAGCAAGTCATGCTGTCGCAGGTGCGCGACGACGCGCCAGACTTGACCATGCGCCAGACGGCGATCCTGTTCACCATCTATCTCGATCCGCCGCCGCACACGGTGCGCGGGCTCGCCGCCCGCCTCAACGTCACCAAGCCGGTCATCACCCGCGCGCTCGACACGATGGGCGCGCTGAAGCTGGTGTCGCGCCATCGCGACGAACTCGACAAGCGCAACGTGCTGATAAAGCGCACGGTCGAGGGCGCGCTCTTTGTCGAGCGCTTCGGCGATGGTATCATCGCCAGGGCGCACGAACTGCCAATTTGA
- a CDS encoding leucyl aminopeptidase family protein: MPVELVETKLQGALPVHLVARDGLEAAGLAPSVVSWARVNGFSGEAGRTLALPGENGALAGALFGIGDGEGALALGGLSKTLPEGDWHFASAPAEPELAVIALALGGYVFARYGKKPGKALRFHVPAGVDAVRVRRIADGVFLARDLVNTPTSDMGPDDLEKAVRTLAATHKADVSVIKGDELLTRNFPMIHAVGRASSGAPRLIDMVWGQEGAPKVTLVGKGVCFDTGGLDIKPSSGMLLMKKDMGGAANVLGLASMIMAAGLNVRLRVLIPAVENSIAGNAFRPGDVLASRKGITVEIGNTDAEGRLVLGDALALADDEEPQLLVDMATLTGAARVALGPDLPPFYTSDEALASDLAAASLAVEDPLWRMPLWRPYDAKLSSKIADINNVTTDGFAGSITAALFLKRFVEKTASWAHFDIFAWNPADRAHGPAGGEAQGIRALERIISTRFG, translated from the coding sequence ATGCCTGTCGAACTCGTCGAGACGAAATTGCAAGGTGCGCTGCCGGTGCATCTGGTGGCCCGAGACGGTCTGGAGGCCGCGGGCCTTGCGCCATCTGTTGTCAGCTGGGCCAGAGTAAACGGCTTTTCCGGCGAGGCAGGCAGGACGCTCGCCCTGCCCGGCGAAAACGGCGCGCTTGCCGGCGCGCTGTTCGGCATCGGCGATGGCGAAGGCGCGCTGGCGCTCGGCGGGCTGTCGAAAACCCTGCCGGAAGGCGACTGGCATTTCGCCTCGGCGCCGGCCGAGCCGGAACTCGCGGTAATCGCGCTGGCGCTCGGCGGTTATGTCTTTGCCCGTTACGGCAAGAAGCCGGGCAAGGCGCTGCGTTTCCACGTGCCGGCCGGTGTCGACGCGGTGCGCGTTCGCCGCATCGCCGATGGCGTCTTCCTGGCCCGTGACCTGGTCAACACGCCGACCAGCGACATGGGGCCGGATGATCTGGAGAAGGCGGTGCGCACCCTGGCCGCGACTCACAAGGCCGACGTCTCCGTCATCAAGGGCGACGAGTTGCTGACGCGGAACTTCCCGATGATCCACGCCGTCGGCCGCGCCTCGTCGGGCGCGCCGCGCCTGATCGACATGGTCTGGGGGCAAGAGGGCGCGCCGAAGGTGACGCTGGTCGGCAAGGGCGTCTGCTTCGACACTGGCGGTCTCGACATCAAGCCGTCGTCCGGCATGCTGTTGATGAAGAAGGACATGGGCGGTGCGGCCAATGTGCTTGGCCTGGCCTCGATGATCATGGCCGCCGGGCTGAATGTGCGGCTGCGCGTGCTGATCCCCGCCGTCGAGAATTCGATTGCCGGCAATGCTTTCAGACCGGGTGACGTGCTGGCGAGCCGCAAGGGCATCACGGTCGAGATCGGCAACACGGATGCTGAAGGCAGGCTGGTGCTCGGCGACGCGCTGGCGCTGGCCGATGACGAGGAACCGCAGCTGCTGGTCGACATGGCGACGCTGACCGGGGCAGCACGTGTCGCACTTGGCCCCGATCTGCCGCCTTTCTATACCAGCGACGAAGCGCTGGCCTCGGATCTGGCGGCGGCCTCGCTGGCGGTCGAGGATCCGCTGTGGCGCATGCCGCTGTGGCGGCCTTACGACGCGAAACTGTCGTCGAAGATCGCTGACATCAACAATGTCACCACGGACGGTTTTGCTGGATCGATCACGGCGGCGCTGTTCCTCAAGCGTTTTGTCGAGAAGACGGCGAGCTGGGCGCATTTCGACATCTTTGCCTGGAACCCCGCCGATCGTGCGCATGGTCCCGCCGGCGGCGAGGCGCAAGGCATTCGCGCGCTTGAGCGGATCATCTCGACACGCTTTGGCTGA
- a CDS encoding tetratricopeptide repeat protein: MPTNRTVNARGKRLVTTALMLALAAGVAGCGTSRMTTGSIGRSGGKPLETMSAGEVHNATAALGQSYSKNPNDKRIATNFAAALQMDGDADQSLAVMRKLAIAYPKDRDVLAAYGKALAANGQFDAALDAVRRAQTPEYPDWRLVSAEAAILDQLGQKDDARQLYRKALELKPNEPSVLSNLGMSYVLEGDLRTAETYMRSAAQQPNADSRVRQNLALVVGLQGRFDEAEKIASQELSPEQAQANVAYLRQMLAQQNAWRQLKDQDKSKTATN; the protein is encoded by the coding sequence ATGCCGACCAACCGCACAGTGAATGCCAGGGGAAAACGGCTAGTCACCACGGCCCTCATGCTGGCGCTCGCGGCGGGGGTCGCCGGGTGCGGAACCAGCAGGATGACCACCGGCTCTATCGGCCGCAGCGGCGGCAAGCCGCTGGAGACCATGTCGGCGGGAGAAGTCCACAATGCCACGGCCGCCCTTGGGCAGTCCTACTCCAAGAATCCCAACGACAAGCGAATTGCAACCAACTTCGCGGCCGCGCTGCAGATGGACGGCGATGCCGACCAGTCGCTTGCCGTGATGCGCAAACTGGCGATCGCCTATCCCAAGGATCGCGACGTGCTGGCCGCCTATGGCAAGGCGCTGGCCGCCAATGGCCAGTTCGACGCAGCGCTCGACGCCGTGCGCCGCGCACAGACACCGGAATATCCGGACTGGAGGCTGGTGTCGGCGGAAGCGGCCATCCTTGACCAGCTCGGCCAGAAGGACGATGCACGCCAGCTTTACCGCAAGGCCCTCGAACTGAAGCCGAACGAGCCCTCGGTTCTCTCCAATCTCGGCATGTCCTATGTGCTGGAAGGGGATCTGCGCACTGCGGAAACCTACATGCGTTCGGCCGCCCAGCAGCCCAACGCCGACAGCCGTGTACGCCAGAACCTGGCATTGGTCGTCGGCCTTCAGGGCCGCTTCGACGAAGCCGAAAAGATCGCCTCGCAGGAGCTCTCGCCCGAGCAGGCGCAGGCCAATGTCGCCTATCTCAGGCAGATGCTGGCGCAGCAGAATGCCTGGAGACAGCTCAAGGATCAGGACAAGTCGAAGACGGCAACCAACTGA
- a CDS encoding type II secretion system F family protein: protein MTEQVIKSLTDPSLLIALLVGIAVFATVFTLLPAFGGNQLKSRMKSVALERDELRAKQRARLATEADRRRKGLREQQSVGMRNIVDRLDLRRALADESTLQKLKVAGFRGQNPLTRFLFFRLVLPFVGFALGLVYIFVLGGLPDKPLVIRMFVCILVAYGGFYAPVLYVNNRATKRKQSIQMAWPDALDLMLICVESGMSVEAALRKVADEIGAQSVALAEEFILTNAELSYLQERKQAYENLANRTGLESVKSVSQALVQAERYGTPVAHALRVLAAESRDMRMNAAEKKAAALPPKLTVPMILFFLPVLFAIILGPAGIQVSQRGIFGDHSGSSSAK from the coding sequence ATGACCGAACAAGTCATCAAATCTCTGACGGACCCCAGCCTGCTGATAGCGCTGCTGGTCGGCATCGCCGTGTTCGCGACGGTCTTTACATTGCTGCCGGCATTCGGCGGAAACCAGCTCAAGTCGCGCATGAAGTCGGTCGCGCTGGAACGCGACGAGCTTCGCGCCAAGCAGCGCGCACGGCTTGCGACCGAGGCTGATCGCCGCCGCAAGGGCCTGCGCGAGCAACAGTCGGTCGGCATGCGCAACATCGTCGATAGACTCGACCTGCGGCGCGCATTGGCCGACGAGAGCACCTTGCAGAAGCTCAAGGTGGCCGGCTTTCGCGGACAGAACCCGCTGACGCGGTTTCTCTTCTTCCGCCTCGTGCTGCCTTTTGTCGGCTTCGCGCTGGGTCTGGTCTACATATTCGTGCTCGGAGGATTGCCCGACAAACCCCTGGTCATCCGGATGTTCGTCTGCATCCTCGTCGCCTATGGCGGCTTCTACGCACCGGTTCTCTATGTCAACAATCGCGCCACCAAGCGCAAGCAGTCGATCCAGATGGCGTGGCCGGATGCGCTGGACCTGATGCTGATCTGCGTTGAGTCGGGCATGTCGGTCGAAGCCGCGCTGCGCAAGGTCGCCGACGAGATCGGCGCGCAGTCTGTGGCTCTGGCGGAAGAATTCATCCTGACCAACGCCGAGCTCTCCTATCTGCAGGAACGCAAGCAGGCCTATGAGAATCTTGCGAACCGTACCGGTCTGGAATCGGTCAAATCAGTGTCGCAGGCGCTCGTCCAGGCCGAACGCTACGGCACACCGGTGGCGCATGCGTTGCGCGTGCTTGCCGCCGAAAGCCGCGACATGCGCATGAACGCCGCCGAGAAGAAGGCGGCCGCCTTGCCCCCCAAGCTCACCGTGCCGATGATCCTGTTCTTCCTGCCGGTGCTTTTCGCCATCATCCTGGGTCCTGCCGGCATCCAGGTCAGCCAGCGCGGCATCTTCGGCGATCATTCGGGATCGTCATCGGCCAAGTAG